From one Mycobacterium sp. JS623 genomic stretch:
- a CDS encoding immunity 63 family protein: MEDPATLQFVIREVTAANAVQVDEVVGTEAAVVTAMPTTDGHTVYCAQLAQPITHQIDPAQRDRYDPAYLTEDHTGTFAWAYFVTVHPHQPGALYPGAIDVAADLAFVIDLTLSADAYFDPNKVEWAATVIIDTAPAETGPAQTAPAAPPAAADQHWPPPAATDPPAQVPLGPAPSQMLQHSDHTVSSPQFAHALDAAISTAATLTGTPIDSIPRPQEVKPRKHSRHRGAGPSYSIGAEFRYHTADPIKGVIWKSTTDPEEALYWVVDDVTRSLAMAWAHRTPAAATMNDRQLQWTVAVPFWHTLMTALDPRWEAKTRARIAELRNHAGLGGPQRR; encoded by the coding sequence ATGGAGGATCCTGCGACGTTGCAGTTCGTGATCCGTGAGGTCACCGCGGCGAATGCCGTGCAGGTCGATGAGGTAGTCGGCACCGAGGCCGCGGTTGTGACTGCTATGCCCACGACCGACGGGCACACCGTGTACTGCGCTCAGCTGGCGCAACCAATCACGCATCAGATCGACCCTGCCCAGCGCGACCGCTACGACCCGGCCTACCTCACCGAGGATCACACGGGCACCTTCGCTTGGGCCTACTTCGTCACGGTCCACCCCCACCAACCGGGAGCGCTTTACCCCGGCGCCATCGACGTCGCCGCCGACCTGGCATTCGTCATCGACCTCACCCTCAGCGCTGATGCGTACTTCGACCCGAACAAGGTCGAGTGGGCCGCCACCGTCATCATCGACACCGCCCCCGCGGAGACCGGCCCCGCGCAGACCGCACCCGCCGCACCGCCCGCCGCCGCCGACCAGCACTGGCCGCCGCCGGCCGCCACCGACCCGCCGGCACAGGTTCCGCTCGGGCCGGCGCCGTCGCAGATGCTCCAGCACAGCGATCACACGGTGTCATCCCCGCAGTTCGCCCACGCACTTGACGCCGCCATATCGACCGCGGCCACCCTGACGGGGACACCCATCGACAGCATCCCGCGACCGCAGGAAGTGAAGCCGCGCAAACACTCTCGCCACCGCGGCGCTGGACCGTCTTACAGCATCGGCGCCGAGTTCCGCTACCACACAGCCGATCCCATCAAGGGTGTGATCTGGAAGTCGACGACCGACCCCGAGGAGGCCTTGTACTGGGTCGTCGACGACGTCACCAGGTCCCTCGCCATGGCGTGGGCCCATCGCACCCCCGCCGCTGCCACCATGAACGACCGCCAACTGCAATGGACGGTCGCCGTCCCGTTCTGGCACACCTTGATGACCGCCCTCGATCCGCGGTGGGAGGCCAAGACTCGGGCCCGCATCGCCGAACTGCGCAACCACGCCGGGCTCGGCGGCCCACAGCGGCGATAG
- a CDS encoding sce7726 family protein → MSRGWGRELAAAFSTRCIRQLAGKHQPAPWDRLATVLEHALPGDTLAGAFDTAYAALRRDYRCEYVYATAVISQAAGTGEVVNAMTGLPVFMSVADLVIAGERPVVYEIKTDLDGLGRLDLQLHSYATCFEHVVVLTSPPKLNRVLAETPWHVGVSTLSEDDTVVAVRPPSGGLDRIERSSLFRVLRRDELLNIVGRRLGYAQDVPNTRIYHRLSGLFMQLDVETAYHEFVTELARRDQRKRQAARDAGLPMSLQAAAAGLSLTPTAWRRLGALLHRPAEQFRPPGRSVAAG, encoded by the coding sequence ATGAGCAGAGGCTGGGGTCGGGAGCTTGCAGCGGCGTTCAGTACCCGGTGTATCAGGCAGTTGGCCGGTAAGCACCAGCCCGCGCCGTGGGACCGGCTCGCAACCGTGCTCGAGCATGCTCTGCCCGGTGACACCTTGGCGGGCGCGTTCGACACCGCCTACGCGGCACTGAGGCGCGATTACCGCTGCGAATACGTCTACGCCACCGCTGTGATCAGCCAAGCGGCCGGGACAGGGGAGGTGGTGAACGCGATGACCGGCTTGCCGGTGTTCATGTCGGTGGCCGACCTTGTCATCGCCGGCGAACGGCCAGTGGTCTACGAGATCAAGACAGACCTCGACGGGCTGGGCCGCCTCGATCTTCAACTACATAGCTACGCTACGTGTTTCGAACATGTCGTCGTTCTGACCTCGCCGCCCAAGCTGAACCGGGTGCTCGCCGAAACTCCATGGCACGTCGGGGTATCGACCCTCTCCGAGGACGACACAGTCGTAGCCGTCCGGCCACCCAGTGGGGGACTCGACCGCATCGAGCGTTCCTCACTGTTTCGGGTCCTGCGCCGAGACGAACTGCTCAACATCGTGGGTCGACGCTTGGGCTACGCACAAGACGTGCCCAACACCCGCATCTACCACCGACTCAGCGGACTGTTCATGCAGCTCGACGTCGAGACCGCCTACCACGAATTCGTTACCGAACTTGCCCGCCGTGACCAGCGCAAGCGCCAGGCAGCCCGCGACGCCGGCCTGCCGATGTCACTGCAGGCCGCCGCGGCCGGCCTGAGCCTGACGCCGACCGCCTGGCGGCGGCTCGGTGCGCTGCTGCACCGCCCCGCGGAGCAGTTCCGGCCGCCTGGTCGCAGCGTCGCCGCTGGGTAA
- a CDS encoding TNT domain-containing protein, which yields MGITLEDVQRWEPSSIRDMFRAASEHGAAAHEAADTLTAVMNAVPWDSAAADAARAGAGKVALDLRTHARECELVARAAAAAEEQVAAVKREWEDITHYAAEKHLDIDLATGAVTFALAGLTQDQLRDRQGAQREVRDRIHRMMLKAVAADQELATAIKVASGQESVTDAERDLAARGVPSAESVVQAVTGADQPGDAPRSLTDMLLPAGGPAGGPDQPADLQDLLLGPGAPDPKVRPGGQPADLSGALDQVAGAHVPEAAAGNPGGQPANLSGALDQLAGAPVPDHATPMVIPAKDVEAFKAAARPLLASQGVPADQIESRLSQMVAQAEAQGVNPFYRPPEPARMPAPGFGEGFGDAWRNSEQSIKNLLGQGGPGAPGVLESWKNVAQGVNQAVTNPVGTAVGQVQHALDSPSAAYFAGEKTFDLTAAAATAPFGGEGAAVRAGLPAELVTEGGAPLAVMRGWDPMGGMPAQDFQNLFGTPGARNWPDNDGFPPGYVPQPAQLPEGTIIDRFGSEYGQYLSPDGTPYSDRAITPETVGGQYSRYMVTGAPMPPGWRIVEGPVQPWFGQTPSPGALQYMVVGPEGTRISVNDLLEKGIIERAGPPLGR from the coding sequence GTGGGGATCACCTTGGAGGATGTGCAGCGGTGGGAGCCGTCGTCCATCCGGGACATGTTCCGCGCAGCGTCCGAGCACGGGGCGGCAGCTCATGAGGCTGCCGACACGCTGACCGCCGTCATGAACGCCGTCCCCTGGGACAGCGCGGCCGCTGACGCGGCCCGTGCCGGGGCTGGAAAGGTGGCGCTGGACCTTCGGACGCACGCGCGGGAGTGCGAGCTGGTCGCGCGAGCGGCGGCCGCAGCCGAGGAACAGGTTGCGGCGGTGAAGCGGGAATGGGAGGACATCACCCATTACGCGGCCGAGAAGCACCTCGACATCGACTTGGCCACCGGTGCTGTGACTTTCGCGCTGGCCGGATTGACGCAGGATCAGCTCAGGGACCGTCAGGGCGCCCAACGCGAGGTGCGCGACCGGATTCACCGGATGATGCTCAAAGCCGTTGCCGCCGACCAGGAATTGGCGACTGCGATCAAGGTGGCTTCGGGTCAGGAGTCGGTCACCGATGCCGAGCGGGACCTGGCTGCTCGTGGGGTGCCGTCCGCGGAATCGGTGGTGCAAGCCGTCACTGGGGCCGACCAACCGGGGGATGCACCGCGCTCCTTGACCGACATGCTGCTGCCAGCCGGCGGCCCAGCTGGCGGGCCGGACCAACCTGCGGATCTGCAGGACCTCCTCCTCGGTCCTGGCGCGCCGGACCCGAAGGTCAGGCCGGGCGGTCAACCGGCCGATCTGTCGGGTGCGCTCGATCAGGTCGCCGGCGCGCACGTGCCGGAGGCAGCGGCCGGCAATCCTGGCGGTCAACCAGCCAACCTCTCTGGTGCGCTCGACCAGCTGGCCGGCGCTCCGGTGCCCGACCACGCGACGCCAATGGTGATACCGGCCAAGGACGTTGAGGCGTTCAAGGCCGCGGCGCGGCCGCTTCTGGCCAGTCAGGGTGTACCGGCCGACCAGATCGAGTCGCGGCTGTCGCAGATGGTCGCCCAGGCGGAGGCACAGGGTGTCAACCCGTTCTATCGCCCGCCGGAGCCGGCCCGCATGCCGGCACCTGGGTTCGGCGAGGGATTTGGTGACGCGTGGCGCAACTCCGAGCAGAGCATCAAGAACCTCTTGGGCCAGGGCGGGCCCGGGGCTCCCGGTGTCCTGGAATCCTGGAAGAACGTGGCACAGGGCGTCAACCAGGCGGTGACCAACCCGGTGGGCACCGCGGTCGGGCAGGTCCAGCATGCGCTCGATTCGCCCAGCGCGGCCTATTTCGCTGGAGAGAAGACGTTCGACCTGACCGCCGCCGCGGCGACCGCGCCGTTCGGTGGCGAAGGCGCTGCCGTCCGCGCGGGCTTACCCGCCGAACTGGTCACCGAGGGCGGGGCGCCCCTTGCCGTCATGCGCGGCTGGGACCCGATGGGCGGCATGCCCGCACAGGATTTCCAAAACCTCTTCGGAACACCGGGGGCACGGAACTGGCCCGACAACGACGGGTTCCCACCCGGCTACGTTCCCCAACCCGCCCAACTACCGGAAGGCACGATCATCGACAGATTCGGATCCGAGTACGGGCAGTACCTCTCGCCGGATGGCACCCCCTACAGCGACCGGGCGATCACCCCCGAGACCGTCGGCGGCCAGTACAGCCGCTACATGGTCACCGGCGCACCCATGCCCCCGGGCTGGCGCATCGTCGAAGGGCCGGTGCAACCGTGGTTCGGACAGACACCTTCCCCCGGAGCGCTTCAATACATGGTCGTCGGTCCCGAAGGGACGAGGATCTCGGTGAACGACCTACTCGAGAAGGGAATCATCGAACGTGCCGGACCACCCCTTGGACGCTAG
- a CDS encoding ATP-dependent DNA ligase: protein MAVHAAGARHGSPEPMLATLRPVPASGDGVAVEWKYDGQRTAVVVDPTGTWIVSRNGVDVSRTFPELAAIGDEFGGRRVILDGEIVAVDAQGRPSFTRLQRRWPQHRRPTPTLLREVPVRVLAFDIVALGNRSLTGLPYCERRDILAELTDGLTSPVLTVPQSFSDVSPADMLQIAGQHGMEGVVVKRVDSPYVSGRTTLWTKHPVRSTAQLLIVAFWHAGGPGGARSVGSVLLAGHNAAGDLVVVGQVGTGFSASTRRHLFELLDPIRRTDPPVVSAPEVPGAVWVQAETVGEVAYREYVAGRWLRHTSWKGLRDAVDPATVAVPPVTAPLDP, encoded by the coding sequence GTGGCCGTTCATGCCGCCGGGGCGCGCCACGGGTCGCCAGAACCCATGCTGGCCACGTTGCGGCCTGTGCCGGCCAGCGGCGACGGCGTAGCTGTGGAGTGGAAATATGACGGCCAGCGCACGGCGGTGGTTGTCGACCCCACGGGCACCTGGATCGTGTCGCGTAACGGCGTCGACGTGTCGCGCACGTTCCCTGAGCTGGCGGCGATAGGAGACGAGTTCGGTGGGCGCCGCGTCATCCTCGACGGGGAGATCGTTGCCGTCGATGCGCAGGGCCGGCCGTCGTTCACCCGGCTGCAGCGTCGATGGCCGCAGCACCGCCGCCCGACCCCGACCCTGCTGCGCGAAGTTCCCGTTCGCGTGCTCGCCTTCGACATCGTCGCCCTCGGCAACCGATCCTTGACCGGCCTGCCCTATTGCGAGCGACGCGACATCCTCGCCGAGTTGACCGACGGTCTCACGTCGCCTGTTCTGACCGTTCCGCAGTCTTTCTCGGACGTGTCGCCGGCAGACATGCTGCAGATAGCGGGCCAGCACGGCATGGAGGGTGTCGTCGTCAAACGCGTTGACTCGCCGTATGTTTCGGGTCGTACGACGTTGTGGACCAAGCACCCGGTGCGGTCGACCGCGCAGCTGCTCATCGTCGCGTTCTGGCATGCGGGCGGGCCCGGCGGCGCCCGCAGCGTGGGCTCTGTGCTCTTGGCTGGTCACAACGCTGCCGGGGACCTGGTGGTAGTCGGCCAGGTGGGCACCGGGTTCAGCGCGTCGACGCGTCGGCACCTGTTCGAGCTGCTCGACCCGATACGCCGCACGGATCCGCCGGTCGTATCCGCGCCGGAGGTCCCGGGCGCTGTGTGGGTCCAGGCCGAAACCGTCGGGGAGGTCGCCTACCGCGAGTATGTCGCTGGGCGGTGGCTGCGCCACACGAGCTGGAAGGGTCTGAGGGACGCCGTCGACCCGGCGACGGTTGCCGTACCACCTGTAACCGCGCCCCTCGATCCGTGA
- a CDS encoding PE domain-containing protein translates to MGMIVFDPDALRRGADKLMTLAAQLRSDPGTRDSVVADVVAQLRELAADRVSETQAALGNAADTFEANAAVAPESIEDFARRLQAVADNQEAAIASAHARFTF, encoded by the coding sequence ATGGGAATGATCGTTTTCGACCCCGACGCGCTGCGTCGCGGTGCAGACAAGCTGATGACTCTGGCGGCGCAGCTGCGCTCCGATCCCGGGACGAGGGACTCCGTGGTCGCCGACGTGGTAGCTCAGCTGCGTGAGCTGGCCGCCGACCGGGTCAGCGAGACGCAGGCGGCGTTGGGAAACGCCGCGGACACATTCGAGGCGAACGCCGCGGTGGCACCCGAGTCGATCGAGGACTTCGCGCGGCGTCTCCAGGCCGTGGCCGACAACCAGGAAGCCGCCATCGCCTCGGCCCACGCCCGATTCACCTTCTGA
- the whiA gene encoding DNA-binding protein WhiA, with the protein MDFTTEAKRELCRLVFKSPETRVAELAALLRFVDGVRLTGSRVSLSAQVDLDLTARRVQRSLSELYGYRATVHHHPAPGAASGYVVRVDHDVSKLAAHTGLLTPEGELVSGLPAHLLGGNVARVESLWRGAFLGSGQLISDRRSSGGVQVRCPGIETAVALVGAARRLGVRAKTHDSRTEGISVVVREEEDIAALLASFGASATLAAWEDRRSRRAQNAASGAARQFGSANRLRSEAAAAATAAEVERALTVLGDDAPAQLVQAGRLRIEHRLVSLEQLAQLADPPTTKDAIAGRIRRLIRLADRRSTSKPA; encoded by the coding sequence GTGGACTTCACAACGGAAGCGAAGCGCGAGCTGTGCCGTCTGGTGTTCAAGTCGCCTGAGACACGGGTCGCCGAACTGGCAGCGCTCTTGAGGTTCGTCGACGGTGTCCGCCTCACGGGATCGCGGGTGTCCCTTTCCGCCCAGGTGGACCTGGACCTCACCGCACGCCGCGTGCAGCGCAGCCTGTCGGAGCTCTATGGCTACCGCGCCACGGTGCACCACCACCCAGCACCAGGCGCCGCCTCCGGGTACGTGGTGCGTGTCGATCACGACGTCTCGAAGCTGGCCGCCCACACCGGGCTGCTCACCCCTGAGGGCGAACTGGTCAGCGGACTACCCGCCCATCTGCTCGGCGGAAACGTGGCACGCGTCGAATCACTCTGGCGTGGCGCCTTTCTCGGCTCCGGACAGCTGATATCCGACAGGCGCAGCAGTGGAGGCGTGCAGGTGCGTTGTCCCGGTATCGAGACCGCGGTCGCCCTGGTCGGCGCCGCGCGCCGATTGGGAGTCCGGGCCAAGACTCACGACAGTCGCACGGAGGGAATCAGCGTCGTTGTCCGTGAGGAGGAAGACATCGCCGCGTTGCTGGCGTCGTTCGGGGCGTCCGCCACACTGGCCGCGTGGGAGGACCGTCGCTCGCGCAGGGCGCAGAACGCCGCGTCGGGGGCGGCACGGCAGTTCGGTAGCGCGAACCGTCTGCGCTCAGAGGCAGCTGCGGCGGCGACTGCCGCCGAGGTCGAACGTGCTCTGACGGTGCTCGGCGATGACGCGCCAGCCCAGCTGGTGCAGGCCGGGCGGCTGCGCATCGAACATCGCCTCGTCTCCCTCGAACAGCTCGCGCAACTGGCCGACCCACCCACGACCAAGGACGCGATCGCCGGCAGAATCCGTCGCCTGATCCGACTGGCCGACAGGCGCTCGACGAGCAAGCCGGCCTGA
- a CDS encoding DNA-methyltransferase, protein MIPYYEDERVALYHGDFRDVLPALGVTADLLIADPPYGETSLSWDSWPTGWPMALRPFGKSLWCFGSMRMFLDRRDEFTGWRMSQDVVWEKHNGSGFAADRFKRVHEHALHWYRTDAAWSEIHHQTPTTADETARQVRRKTRPPHTGNVNTSAYESHDGGPRLMRSVIYSRSMHGRAINETEKPVALLDPLIGYGCPPGGLVVDPFAGSASTLVAARQTGRRAIGVELRESQCEAAAERLSHVTLELAT, encoded by the coding sequence ATGATTCCGTACTACGAGGATGAGCGGGTCGCGCTGTACCACGGCGACTTCCGAGACGTGCTGCCCGCGCTCGGCGTGACGGCCGATTTGCTGATCGCCGATCCTCCCTACGGTGAGACCTCGCTCAGCTGGGACAGCTGGCCTACTGGCTGGCCGATGGCGTTGCGTCCGTTCGGCAAGTCGCTCTGGTGCTTCGGATCGATGCGGATGTTCCTCGACCGACGAGACGAGTTCACGGGCTGGCGCATGTCGCAAGACGTCGTCTGGGAGAAGCACAACGGCAGCGGCTTCGCCGCCGATCGGTTCAAACGGGTACACGAGCACGCACTGCACTGGTACCGAACCGATGCCGCGTGGTCGGAAATCCACCACCAGACCCCAACGACAGCCGACGAGACCGCCCGCCAGGTACGCAGGAAGACCAGGCCGCCGCACACGGGCAACGTCAACACCTCTGCGTACGAATCCCACGACGGCGGGCCGCGCCTGATGCGCTCCGTCATCTACAGCCGGTCGATGCATGGGCGCGCGATCAACGAGACAGAGAAGCCCGTTGCCCTTCTCGATCCGCTCATCGGCTACGGATGTCCGCCTGGCGGATTGGTCGTCGACCCGTTCGCAGGCTCCGCGTCGACGCTGGTGGCCGCGAGACAGACGGGTCGCCGAGCGATCGGCGTAGAGCTCCGCGAGTCGCAGTGTGAGGCTGCGGCGGAACGGCTTTCGCACGTGACACTGGAACTGGCGACCTGA
- a CDS encoding winged helix-turn-helix domain-containing protein codes for MRSVAPALLPIFRSSHQAGLLGRLFLTDDEIPMTDLAHALDIPLTTLHREAERLEEAGLLTSRRSGRARLLRANRRHPAATPLTGLLTVTFGPAQVVAEEFAELSAATVIVHGCWAQRYAGQNGSFPTAVEVLVVGDGLDDNDVRAAAAVAQLRLGLRVVTAICPRRVWQAEHPDDPEIAAIRAQPFLTVLTASEPASAAEGIYRMRPSWTPRYQPDVYVPTDLSLLTGPVSGSHDPPVHLYWQPGDLDFANPADRKLFYSSALTTASSSEDFTRWINRDALIAAWHHLSLPTRVRRAWETLHPTLRDEATIVNDRIRVQDAILAGIAEFGFALAGGSALIDYDVVSRETDDIDAFNDRWDVGAFTAACTRVIQVCHEHGWHAALVADQDMDKKIRVDAGTGHPVIVQLVYYGRSQDPEQRLGGGLRLIFDDVVAGKGAAIADVARGRDFYDLANILTTPGWTLQRVESAMYAMRFGDLINQFRINLDRFRRGDFDDDIRKAGFDPTFCHRILG; via the coding sequence ATGCGAAGTGTTGCGCCGGCGTTGTTGCCGATCTTCCGGTCTTCGCATCAGGCCGGCCTCCTGGGTCGCCTGTTCCTCACCGACGACGAGATCCCCATGACCGACCTCGCGCACGCCCTCGACATCCCCCTGACCACGCTGCACCGCGAAGCCGAACGCCTCGAAGAAGCAGGGCTGCTGACGAGCCGACGCAGCGGACGAGCACGACTGCTCCGCGCGAACCGGCGCCACCCCGCCGCGACCCCGCTGACGGGACTGCTCACCGTCACCTTCGGCCCGGCTCAGGTCGTCGCCGAGGAGTTCGCCGAGCTCAGCGCCGCCACCGTCATCGTCCACGGCTGTTGGGCGCAGCGTTACGCCGGACAGAACGGATCATTCCCTACTGCTGTTGAGGTCCTCGTCGTCGGCGATGGCCTCGACGACAACGACGTGCGCGCGGCCGCCGCCGTTGCACAACTCCGCCTGGGTCTGCGCGTCGTAACTGCGATCTGCCCCCGCAGGGTCTGGCAGGCCGAGCATCCAGACGACCCGGAGATCGCCGCCATCCGCGCGCAGCCCTTCCTGACCGTCCTCACGGCATCCGAACCGGCCTCAGCGGCCGAGGGCATCTATCGCATGCGGCCGTCCTGGACTCCCCGCTACCAGCCCGACGTCTACGTGCCCACCGACTTGAGCCTGCTCACCGGCCCCGTAAGCGGTTCCCACGACCCGCCCGTTCACCTGTACTGGCAGCCCGGCGACCTCGACTTCGCCAACCCCGCTGACCGCAAGCTGTTCTACTCCTCGGCCCTCACCACCGCCAGCAGCTCCGAGGACTTCACGCGGTGGATCAATCGCGACGCCCTCATCGCGGCGTGGCACCACCTATCGCTGCCGACGCGCGTACGCCGCGCTTGGGAAACCCTGCACCCGACCCTACGAGACGAGGCCACCATCGTGAACGACCGCATCCGCGTCCAGGACGCCATCTTGGCCGGGATCGCCGAATTCGGCTTTGCCCTCGCCGGCGGATCAGCCCTCATCGACTACGACGTCGTCTCCCGCGAAACCGACGACATCGACGCCTTCAACGACCGCTGGGACGTCGGCGCGTTCACCGCCGCCTGCACACGCGTCATCCAGGTTTGTCACGAACACGGTTGGCACGCAGCGCTCGTGGCCGACCAGGACATGGACAAGAAGATCCGCGTCGACGCCGGAACCGGTCACCCGGTCATTGTGCAACTCGTCTACTATGGCCGCTCACAAGACCCCGAGCAACGCCTTGGCGGCGGTCTGCGACTGATCTTCGACGACGTCGTCGCCGGCAAGGGCGCCGCCATCGCCGACGTCGCCCGCGGCCGCGACTTCTACGACCTCGCCAACATCCTGACCACCCCCGGCTGGACCCTGCAGCGCGTCGAATCCGCCATGTACGCAATGCGATTCGGCGACCTCATCAACCAGTTCCGCATCAACCTCGACCGCTTCCGCCGCGGCGACTTCGACGACGACATCCGCAAAGCCGGATTCGACCCAACCTTCTGCCACCGGATCCTTGGCTGA
- a CDS encoding FtsK/SpoIIIE domain-containing protein, producing the protein MSYTAALRAVGREADEGVIRDVRREVDKAFLDALGVGAVDTFDPAKGWGRNARDAALRAPVGVLVDRPEEVVSVGLSAASAVWFVAGIAGTGKSAALEALVLAICALYPPSRVKLALLDLKGATFEQCADLPHVVCSLQRQQGDPSMLSATDFCSAVCDEVDRRAAMRFETLRAEADFVVLIDAFDELVLFNPEVIALYTRLVTEGPALGVRVVVTSMRHEVYRDDLIPLRHDGVVVFHSRSATSTALLGGSEATELPLRAQSYLRVAAHGLAGPVRMFYAAPVASVLSRRIRER; encoded by the coding sequence GTGTCCTACACCGCGGCGTTGCGGGCGGTTGGTCGCGAGGCGGACGAGGGTGTCATACGGGATGTACGTCGCGAAGTCGACAAGGCCTTTCTCGACGCGCTCGGGGTGGGTGCCGTCGATACGTTTGATCCGGCCAAAGGATGGGGGCGTAATGCCCGTGATGCCGCGCTTCGTGCACCGGTCGGGGTGCTGGTAGATAGGCCGGAAGAGGTTGTCTCGGTTGGTCTCTCGGCTGCGAGTGCTGTGTGGTTCGTTGCGGGAATAGCGGGTACGGGGAAGAGTGCCGCGCTTGAGGCTCTGGTCTTGGCCATCTGTGCCCTTTACCCGCCCAGCAGGGTAAAGCTGGCGCTCCTCGACCTCAAGGGCGCCACTTTCGAGCAGTGTGCAGATCTCCCGCACGTCGTGTGCTCGCTACAACGCCAGCAGGGCGACCCGTCGATGCTCAGCGCTACAGATTTTTGCTCCGCGGTGTGCGACGAGGTCGACCGCCGTGCGGCTATGCGATTTGAAACGCTCAGGGCAGAAGCTGATTTCGTGGTCTTGATCGATGCGTTCGATGAACTTGTCCTCTTCAACCCCGAGGTCATCGCGCTCTATACCCGCCTCGTCACTGAGGGGCCTGCGCTGGGCGTGCGTGTCGTAGTCACAAGCATGCGGCATGAGGTCTACCGGGATGACCTGATACCGCTGCGCCATGACGGTGTGGTGGTCTTCCATTCCCGTTCGGCTACGAGCACCGCACTCCTGGGCGGCTCGGAAGCGACGGAATTGCCGCTCAGGGCGCAGTCTTACCTGAGGGTTGCGGCACATGGCTTGGCCGGGCCGGTGCGCATGTTCTACGCGGCGCCTGTGGCTTCGGTCTTGAGTCGACGCATCCGCGAGCGATGA
- the rnhA gene encoding ribonuclease HI, whose product MVYTDGACHGNPGPGGWGAVVRFIDGEETQLYGGEPATTNNRMELTAAIMALEAITSGLPVQLWTDSQYVRSGITSWIAGWKRNGWRTAARQPVKNADLWQRLDAAATTLTVDWRWIKGHAGHEGNELADALATRGAIEHGGSRRQTSEGSRRPPGAARRGHRGVRRDTGR is encoded by the coding sequence ATCGTCTACACCGACGGCGCCTGCCACGGCAATCCAGGACCGGGTGGTTGGGGCGCGGTGGTGCGCTTCATCGACGGTGAGGAAACGCAGCTCTACGGTGGGGAGCCGGCGACGACCAACAACCGCATGGAGCTGACGGCGGCCATCATGGCGTTGGAGGCGATCACCTCGGGTTTGCCCGTGCAGCTGTGGACGGACAGTCAGTACGTGCGCAGTGGCATCACCAGTTGGATCGCCGGCTGGAAACGCAACGGCTGGCGTACCGCGGCGCGTCAGCCTGTGAAGAACGCTGATCTGTGGCAGCGATTGGACGCTGCGGCAACCACTCTCACGGTTGACTGGCGGTGGATCAAGGGCCATGCGGGGCATGAGGGCAACGAACTGGCCGACGCCCTCGCGACCCGCGGGGCGATCGAACACGGCGGCTCGAGACGGCAGACGAGCGAGGGGTCCCGCCGACCGCCAGGCGCGGCACGGCGTGGTCACCGGGGTGTGCGTCGAGACACCGGCAGGTAA